A genomic region of Arachis hypogaea cultivar Tifrunner chromosome 5, arahy.Tifrunner.gnm2.J5K5, whole genome shotgun sequence contains the following coding sequences:
- the LOC112803542 gene encoding uncharacterized protein, producing the protein MSMKPEYCMLSLLIPGPQSPGKDIDMYLQPLIEYLKLLWEIGVETYDASKNETFQMRAALLWTINNFPAYTMLSGWSTKGKLTCPCCNKNTSSLQLKHSWKTVYMDHRVFLPMNRPWRTNKRSFNGKQELRPPPPAIEGPKIFEMLQNAKNVFGKKQSKTKDHLNARYDLKNLGIWKNLQPKEVNNGKRTKLAKACFSMTATEKSIFCGVLKTTKLPDGSASNISCCFITLEEIDLLELKIVETLCQLERIFPPSFFDIMVHLPIHLANEVRLGGPVQFRWMYPPERYMCTLKSYVRNRSWPEGSIAEAYLAEECLTFCSRYLHGGVQTRLNKRPRNDDDPNEDEVVPSKLFSNKGRSLGVRNREPIKLDDISIAQARVYVLHNCEEVANCVRSNLTIINYREHEEEVNNQRGTKWRKAKVHNKTFAQWFETRVRDPNVPFWLKELSRGPSSIARRFSGYVINGYRFHTVECEARRKTQNSGVTLTTLTSSFASAKDQSLIQDNVAYYGRLFEIVKLDYFGHFKVVLFRCEWYDAERDKYGLTFIQFHKKCFQDEPFILASQAHQCFYVQDPYEHNKHYVIETVPRDLFKTSDKSESEARQTHYSEQHEHITSPAIPADDGELILERTDLRPTVIETFSSSHFYLNKEFIDLKAISSKNLLRQFEAKRQKIVTECKKYEMEAAAANDKEKSE; encoded by the exons ATGAGTATGAAACCCGAATATTGTATGCTTTCTTTACTTATTCCTGGGCCACAATCACCTGGTAAAGATATTGATATGTATCTACAACCATTAATAGAATACTTAAAGTTGTTGTGGGAAATAGGGGTCGAAACCTATGATGCGTCAAAGAATGAGACCTTTCAAATGCGGGCAGCTCTTTTGTGGACAATCAACAATTTTCCTGCTTATACTATGTTGTCTGGGTGGAGTACAAAGGGAAAATTGACTTGCCCTTGTTGCAACAAAAATACCAGTAGCTTACAACTAAAACACAGTTGGAAGACAGTTTATATGGACCATCGTGTCTTTTTACCCATGAATCGTCCATGGAGAACCAATAAAAGGTCTTTTAATGGGAAGCAGGAATTGAGACCCCCTCCACCTGCTATAGAAGGACCCAAAATTTTTGAGATGCTACAAAATGCTAAGAATGTCTTTGGAAAGAAGCAAA GCAAGACAAAGGACCATTTGAATGCTCGATATGACTTAAAAAATTTGGGTATCTGGAAAAATCTTCAACCAAAGGAGGTGAATAATGGCAAGAGAACAAAGTTGGCAAAGGCATGCTTTTCTATGACTGCTACAGAGAAGTCAATTTTTTGTGGTGTTTTGAAGACAACAAAACTACCTGATGGCAGTGCTTCGAATATATCATGCTGT TTCATCACACTGGAAGAGATAGATTTACTAGAGTTAAAGATTGTGGAAACATTATGCCAGCTTGAGAGGATCTTTCCCCCTAGTTTTTTTGACATAATGGTTCATCTTCCCATTCATTTAGCAAATGAGGTGAGATTGGGAGGTCCGGTGCAGTTTCGTTGGATGTATCCTCCGGAAAGGTACATGTGTACATTAAAGTCATATGTTCGCAACAGAAGTTGGCCCGAAGGTTCTATTGCAGAGGCATATCTGGCTGAGGAGTGCTTAACTTTCTGCTCAAGATACTTGCATGGAGGTGTGCAAACAAGACTTAATAAGCGGCCTCGAAATGATGATGATCCTAACGAAGATGAAGTTGTGCCATCAAAATTGTTTTCTAACAAAGGTCGTTCGTTAGGCGTGAGAAATAGAGAACCAATTAAGCTAGATGACATATCAATTGCTCAAGCCCGTGTGTATGTATTACACAATTGCGAAGAAGTGGCAAATTGTGTTAG ATCAAACCtaactattattaattatagaGAGCATGAGGAAGAGGTTAACAATCAGCGGGGAACGAAATGGAGAAAAGCAAAAGTTCACAACAAAACATTCGCGCAGTGGTTTGAAACTCGTGTAAGGGATCCAAATGTGCCTTTTTGGCTAAAAGAATTATCTCGAGGTCCAAGCTCTATTGCAAGAAGATTTTCTGGATATGTAATTAATGGATACAGGTTTCACACGGTGGAATGTGAGGCaaggagaaaaacacaaaatagtggtgTCACATTAACTACTTTAACTTCAAGCTTTGCAAGTGCTAAAGATCAAAGTCTAATCCAAGACAATGTAGCTTATTATGGCAGGTTGTTTGAGATAGTAAAGTTAGACTATTTTGGGCATTTTAAGGTTGTCTTATTTCGGTGTGAGTGGTACGATGCTGAGAGAGATAAGTATGGTCTTACATTTATTCAGTTCCATAAGAAATGCTTCCAGGATGAACCTTTTATACTAGCATCTCAAGCACATCAGTGTTTTTATGTGCAAGATCCATATGAACATAACAAACATTATGTTATAGAAACTGTCCCAAGAGACTTATTTAAAACAAGCGACAAATCTGAGTCTGAGGCCCGTCAAACACACTATAGTGAACAACACGAGCATATAACGAGCCCTGCCATACCAGCTGATGATGGTGAACTTATTCTGGAGAGGACTGATTTACGACCCACGGTTATTGAAACG TTTTCTTCTtcacatttttattt GAATAAGGAATTTATTGATCTTAAAGCTATATCAAGTAAGAATTTGCTTAGACAATTCGAGGCTAAGAGACAAAAGATTGTAACTGAATGCAAGAAATATGAAATGGAAGCTGCAGCTGCTAATGATAAGGAGAAATCTGAGTGA